A stretch of the Fusobacterium varium genome encodes the following:
- a CDS encoding putative transcriptional regulator: MEPKIDTIRERVAKEIRHLILMGKFKPGKKMLETTIAQELNVSRNPVREALRQLEQEGIVEYIPQKGCFLREINLEELEEIFRLRANLEIISLEYCNFKIADETIKKLESIIVELSNIKKSKNFDDMFILGLKFHELIVQECGKNIIYKTWKNFGGYNYSIFLNIYNSDIDSLKRNVLTHKKLLEKLRTGKETLIKKAILQHYLEEL, translated from the coding sequence ATGGAACCCAAAATAGATACTATAAGAGAAAGAGTAGCTAAAGAAATTCGACATTTAATTTTAATGGGAAAGTTTAAACCAGGAAAAAAAATGTTAGAAACTACTATTGCTCAAGAATTAAATGTCAGTAGAAATCCTGTTAGAGAAGCTTTAAGACAATTGGAGCAAGAAGGAATAGTGGAATATATTCCACAAAAAGGATGTTTTCTACGTGAAATAAATTTAGAAGAATTGGAAGAAATTTTTAGATTAAGGGCAAATTTAGAAATAATTTCTTTAGAGTATTGCAATTTTAAAATAGCTGATGAAACTATAAAAAAGTTAGAGAGTATAATAGTAGAATTAAGTAATATAAAGAAAAGTAAAAATTTTGATGACATGTTTATATTGGGGTTAAAGTTTCATGAGCTTATAGTTCAAGAGTGTGGGAAGAATATAATTTATAAAACTTGGAAAAACTTTGGTGGATATAATTATTCTATTTTTTTAAATATTTATAATTCTGATATTGATTCTTTAAAGCGAAATGTATTAACTCATAAAAAATTACTTGAAAAATTAAGAACAGGAAAAGAAACCCTGATCAAAAAAGCAATACTACAACATTATTTAGAAGAATTGTAA
- a CDS encoding putative amino acid permease, translating into MKSEVNLKRVLTRTDLLCHAIGTVTGAGIFSTLPIAIGMTGRSAALAFILAAAIIIVSLVPKILVNGSVRLNGGTYAHLGMFGYKKLAGTFIIISIIANISISWYALSFAQYFSSLIPGINLKVAAGVCLTIFTITNLVGIKEASKVQNLMVLTLGISMSLFCFFGFFHIDSNFFNPKEFMTNGPMGVLTAAGILTFACSGADGISALAIEAKNPTKDIPWCIIVSTLIVAFFYAVMAIIASGVFPVKEVANQPLSLVASKILPGPLYIFFIVGGACFALVTSLNSQIGWVTKPILKACNDGWFPKFFGHVNEKFKTPHNLIIALYILGMLPIVTGVDLDFIAGTSVFTNRFTDFMIATTIISIPKVIPEEWKISRYHISELKLKAFAVLAIITSLFASYLTLRGLSRNAVIINLGMLVCALLFGVLRMKSGKVHMGILYEEK; encoded by the coding sequence ATGAAAAGTGAGGTAAATCTTAAGAGGGTGTTAACAAGGACAGATCTATTATGTCATGCAATTGGAACAGTAACAGGAGCTGGAATTTTTTCAACTTTGCCTATAGCAATAGGAATGACTGGGAGATCAGCAGCTTTAGCATTTATTTTAGCAGCAGCAATAATAATAGTATCATTAGTTCCAAAAATTTTAGTTAATGGGAGTGTAAGATTAAATGGAGGAACTTATGCTCATTTAGGTATGTTTGGATATAAAAAATTAGCAGGAACTTTTATAATAATAAGTATAATAGCAAATATTTCAATCAGTTGGTATGCATTATCATTTGCTCAATATTTTAGTTCTTTGATACCTGGAATAAATTTAAAAGTAGCTGCTGGTGTATGTTTGACAATATTTACGATTACAAATTTGGTAGGAATTAAAGAAGCTTCCAAAGTTCAAAATCTAATGGTACTAACTTTAGGAATATCTATGTCATTGTTTTGTTTCTTTGGTTTTTTTCATATAGATAGTAACTTTTTTAATCCTAAGGAATTTATGACAAATGGGCCAATGGGAGTTCTCACAGCAGCAGGAATATTAACTTTTGCCTGCAGTGGAGCTGATGGAATTTCAGCTTTAGCAATAGAAGCAAAAAATCCAACTAAAGACATCCCATGGTGTATTATTGTTTCAACTTTAATTGTAGCATTTTTTTATGCAGTTATGGCTATTATAGCTTCTGGAGTATTTCCTGTTAAAGAGGTAGCCAATCAGCCATTAAGTTTAGTTGCTTCTAAAATTTTACCAGGACCTTTATATATATTTTTTATTGTGGGAGGAGCATGTTTTGCTTTAGTAACAAGTTTAAATTCACAAATAGGGTGGGTAACAAAGCCTATATTAAAAGCATGTAATGATGGATGGTTTCCTAAATTTTTTGGTCATGTTAATGAAAAATTTAAAACACCGCATAATTTAATAATAGCTTTGTACATTTTGGGAATGCTTCCAATAGTAACAGGAGTAGACCTTGATTTTATAGCAGGAACAAGTGTATTTACAAATAGATTTACAGATTTTATGATAGCCACAACAATAATTTCAATTCCAAAAGTAATACCAGAAGAATGGAAAATAAGCAGATATCATATATCAGAGTTAAAATTAAAAGCTTTTGCAGTTTTAGCAATTATAACATCATTGTTTGCATCATATTTAACATTGAGAGGTTTATCAAGAAATGCAGTAATAATAAACTTGGGAATGCTTGTATGTGCGCTGTTATTTGGAGTTTTAAGAATGAAAAGTGGAAAAGTACATATGGGGATTTTGTATGAGGAAAAATAA
- a CDS encoding putative sensor protein has protein sequence MKRRSKNWMIIFMIATLVFLSLAVSIYVKQLTQTTDTSVVASMQELSRHDMQNIQSELESSWDSLSAVYTRVQVNKCDNIQEVCRRLNLEQSSNIFNTIYLVDSNGNTYSSANVVKNERTQSYVLPLLSSQEKFVIRYDALNVLEAISESLVYGVQCKPFKVDGIQFIGIIGFSKISLMAERLKIDSFDGRGYTGIIDIDGNFVVNRNRSAGIGKIDNYFEQLQERAGLSEKEISDIIARIGRKEAFLQRFNYIDQGAQVVSFIPMPGTTWSIVLTVPQEVFNEQTQQFVFMTVIMLVVVVIVLCLMMLLIIRISLTSATAKAEAKSRGEFLSSMSHEIRTPLNGIIGLNHLMQQNMQDTEKLAKYLKKSDLTAKYLLSLVNDILDMSKLQSNKMLLVLKPFSVNELISTTESLMRNRMEDKGINFQVETNIICSELIGDDVRIEQILVNILGNAVKFTPEGGRITLRVFQSAEGNDILTTYQVEDTGCGISKEFQQKIFDPFSQEHSGNAKSRQGTGLGMSISSLLAKEMGGTLAVTSQLGEGSCFTFSVAMEIAQKELDKVTVEDNILQDCNSRKRLHILVAEDNELNAEILIEILNAAGFTTVRAADGGEVVELFEKSALYEFDVILMDVQMPIRNGFEATKLIRKLNRPDVKTVIIYACTANTFREDQDKAQEVGMNGFIAKPIDVNKLMKMLGMEK, from the coding sequence ATGAAAAGGCGAAGCAAGAACTGGATGATCATTTTTATGATAGCAACATTAGTTTTTTTATCGCTTGCAGTTTCCATCTATGTGAAACAACTTACTCAAACCACTGATACTTCCGTTGTAGCTTCAATGCAAGAATTGTCCAGACACGATATGCAAAACATTCAAAGTGAGTTAGAAAGTTCATGGGATTCTCTGTCTGCAGTTTACACCAGAGTACAGGTAAATAAATGTGACAATATACAAGAAGTTTGCAGGCGCTTGAATTTAGAGCAAAGTTCAAATATCTTTAATACAATTTATTTAGTGGATTCCAATGGGAATACATACTCAAGTGCAAATGTGGTCAAAAATGAGAGGACACAGTCATATGTGCTGCCACTACTTTCAAGCCAAGAGAAATTTGTTATTCGTTATGATGCTTTAAATGTGCTGGAGGCAATTTCAGAAAGTCTTGTCTACGGTGTTCAGTGCAAGCCGTTTAAGGTGGATGGAATTCAATTTATTGGGATTATTGGCTTTTCAAAAATCAGTCTGATGGCGGAGCGGCTGAAAATCGACAGTTTTGATGGGCGAGGTTACACTGGAATCATCGATATTGATGGAAATTTTGTCGTTAATCGAAATCGTAGTGCAGGAATTGGGAAAATAGACAATTACTTTGAACAACTGCAAGAGCGCGCAGGTCTGTCGGAAAAGGAAATTTCAGACATTATCGCTCGGATAGGTCGGAAGGAAGCGTTCCTGCAGCGCTTTAATTACATAGATCAGGGAGCGCAGGTAGTTTCTTTCATTCCAATGCCTGGCACAACATGGAGTATTGTACTGACCGTTCCTCAAGAAGTATTCAATGAACAGACACAGCAGTTTGTATTTATGACAGTTATCATGCTTGTGGTTGTTGTAATTGTTTTGTGTCTGATGATGCTTCTGATTATTCGCATCTCCCTGACCTCAGCGACAGCAAAGGCAGAAGCAAAATCCCGCGGAGAGTTCCTTTCGAGTATGAGTCATGAGATTCGTACACCCCTTAATGGAATCATCGGTCTGAACCATCTGATGCAACAGAACATGCAGGACACTGAAAAGCTGGCAAAATATCTCAAAAAGTCTGATTTAACTGCAAAATATCTCCTCTCTCTTGTCAACGATATTCTGGATATGTCAAAGCTGCAATCCAACAAGATGCTGCTGGTGCTAAAGCCATTTTCCGTAAATGAACTGATTTCTACCACTGAGTCACTGATGCGTAACCGAATGGAAGATAAGGGAATCAACTTCCAGGTTGAAACCAATATTATTTGTTCCGAACTTATTGGAGATGATGTGAGGATTGAACAGATTCTAGTCAACATTTTGGGAAATGCAGTCAAATTTACGCCAGAAGGTGGCCGCATTACCCTGCGGGTATTCCAGTCAGCTGAAGGTAATGACATTTTGACGACCTATCAGGTAGAGGATACTGGCTGTGGCATCAGCAAGGAGTTTCAGCAGAAGATATTTGATCCATTCAGCCAGGAACACAGTGGCAATGCCAAGAGCAGACAGGGAACTGGGCTTGGCATGTCCATCAGTTCCTTGCTGGCAAAAGAAATGGGGGGCACATTGGCTGTGACGAGCCAGCTGGGCGAGGGAAGCTGCTTTACCTTTTCTGTGGCAATGGAGATTGCCCAGAAAGAATTAGACAAGGTTACTGTTGAAGACAACATTCTTCAAGACTGCAACAGCAGAAAAAGGCTGCATATTCTGGTGGCCGAAGACAATGAGTTAAATGCGGAAATTCTTATAGAAATTTTAAATGCGGCTGGCTTTACTACAGTTCGCGCGGCGGATGGTGGTGAAGTTGTCGAATTGTTTGAAAAATCAGCACTATATGAGTTCGATGTTATCCTAATGGATGTGCAAATGCCAATTCGAAACGGCTTTGAAGCGACAAAACTGATCCGCAAACTGAATCGCCCTGATGTGAAAACGGTTATCATTTATGCCTGTACAGCTAATACATTTAGAGAGGATCAGGACAAGGCTCAGGAAGTCGGAATGAATGGGTTTATTGCAAAACCAATTGATGTAAACAAGCTGATGAAGATGCTTGGAATGGAAAAGTAG